The DNA region TTCGTCAAGGTGAGCGGGGGGCACCGGGGGCTTTGGGGCCGGCTTTAGGGCCAGCTTTAGGGTCGGGTTTAGGATCAGCTTTGGTGCCAGCTTTAGGGTCGGCTTTGGTGCCGGCTTTAGGGTCAGGTTTAGGATCAGCTTTAGGGTCGGCTTTAGGGTCGGCTTTAGGGTCAGCTTTGGTGCTGGCTTTAGGGTCAGGTTTAGGATCAGCTTTAGGGCCGGCTTTAGGGTCAGCTTTGGTGCCAGCTTTAGGGCTGGCTTTGGTGCCGGCTTTGGTGCCGGCTTTAGGGTCAGCTTTAGGGCCGGCTTTAGGGTCGGGTTTAGGATCAGCTTTGGTGCCAGCTTTAGGGTCGGCTTTAGGGTCAGCTTTGGTGCCGGCTTTAGGGTCGGCTTTGGGGTCGGCTTTAGGGTTGGCTTTAGGGTCGGCTTTAGGATCAGCTTTGGTGCCAGCTTTTGGGTCGGCTTTAGGGTCGGCTTTGGTGCCGGCTTTGGTGCCGGCTTTAGGGTCGGCTTTAGGGTTATCTTTGGTGCCAGCCTTAGGGTCGGCTTTAGGGTTGGCTTTAGGGTCGGCTTTGGTGCCAGCCTTAGGGCCGGCTTTAGGGCCGGCTTTAGGGCCGGCTTTAGGGTCGGCTTTGGTGCCAGCTTTATGGTCAGCTTTGGGGCCGGCTTTGGGGTCGGCTTTGGTGCCAGCTTTAGGGTCAGCTTTGGTGCCAGCCTTAGGGCCAGCTTTAGGGTTGGCTTTAGGGTCATCTTTGGTGCCAGCCTTAGGGCCGGCTTTAGGGCCGGCTTTAGGGTCGGCTTTGGTGCCAGCTTTATGGTCAGCTTTGGTGCCGGCTTTGGTGCCGGCTTTAGGGTCGTCTTTGCCAGCTTTAGGGTCGGCTTTAGGGTCGGCTTTGGTGCCGGCTTTAGGGTCGGCTTTAGGGTCGGCTTTAGGGTCAGCTTTGGTGCCGGCTTTAGGGTCGGGTTTAGGATCAGCTTTGGTGCCAGCTTTAGGGTCGGCTTTAGGGTCGGCTTTAGGGTCAGCTTTGGTGCCGGCTTTAGGGTCAGGTTTAGGATCAGCTTTGGTGCCAGCTTTAGGGTCGGCTTTAGGGTCAGCCATGGTGCCGGCTTTGGTGCCGGCTTTGGTGCCGGCTTTAGGGCCGGCTTTAGGGCCGGCTTTAGGGTCGGCTTTAGGGTTGGCTTTGGTGCCAGCCTTAGGGTTGGCTTTAGGATCAGCTTTGGTGCCAGCTTTAGGGTCGGCTTTGGTGCCAGCTTTAGGGCTGGCTTTAGGGCCGACTTTAGGGTCAGCTTTGGTGCCGGCTTTAGGGCCGGCTTTGGTGCCAGCCTTAGGGCCGGCTTGGGTGCCGGCTTTGGTGTCGGATTTAGGGTCGTCTTTGCCAGCTTTGGTGCCGGCTTTGGTGTCGGCTTTGGTGCCAGCCTTAGGGCCGGCTTTAGGGTCGGCTTTGGTGCCAGCTTTATGGTCAGCTTTGGTGCCGGCTTTGGTGTCGGCTTTAGGGTCGTCTTTGCCAGCTTTAGGGTCGGCTTTAGGGTCAGCTTTGGTGCCGGCTTTAGGGTCAGGTTTAGGATCAGCTTTGGTGCCAGCTTTAGGGTCGGCTTTAGGGTCAGCCATGGTGCCGGCTTTAGGGTCGGCTTTAGGGTCATCTTTGGGGCCGGCTTTGGGGCCGGCTTTGGGGCCGGCTTTGGGGCCGGCTTTGGGGCCGGCTTTGGGGCCGGCTTTGGGGCCGGCTTTGGGGCTGGCTTTAGGGTCGGCTTTAGGGTTATCTTTGGTGCCAGCCTTAGGGTCGGCTTTGGGGTCGGCTTTGGTGCCAGCCTTAGGGTTGGCTTTAGGGTTGGCTTTAGGGTTGGCTTTAGGGTTGGCTTTAGGGTTGGCTTTGGTGCCGGCTTTGGTGCCGGCTTTGGTGCCGGCTTTGGTGCCGGCTTTGGTGCCGGCTTTAGGGTCGTCTTTGCCAGCTTTGGGGTCGGCTTTGGGGCCGGCTTTGGTGCCACCTTTAGGGTCGGCTTTGGTGCCGGCTTTAGGGTCGGTTTTGATATCAGCTCCAGTATCAGCTCCAATGTCATCTTTAGCATCTGCTCCAATATCAGCTTTAGTATCGGCTTTACTATCAGCTCCAACATCAGCTTTAATATAGGCTCCAGTATCGGTTTTAATATAGGCTCCAGTATCAGCTTTAATATTGGCTTTAGTAGTATCGGTTTTAGTAGCATTGGCTCCAGTATCGGCTCCAATGTCAGCCTTAGTATCGGCTTTAATATAGGCTCCATTATCAGCTTTAATATAGGCTCCAGTATAGGCTCCAGTATCAGCTTTAATATTGGCTTTAGTAGCATCGGTTTTAGTAGCATTGGCTCCAGTATCAGCTCCAATGTCATCTTTAGCATCTGCTCCAATATCAGCTTTAGCATCGGCTTTACTGTCAGCTCCAACGTTAGTTTTAATATAGGCTCCAGTATCGGTTTTAATATAGGCTCCAGTATCAGCTTTAGTAGTATCGGTTTTAGTAGCATTGGCTCCAGTATCGGCTCCAATGTCAGCCTTAGTATCGGCTTTAATATAGGCTCCATTATCAGCTTTAATATAGGCTCCAGTATCGGCTCCAGTATCAGCTTTAATATTGGCTTTAGTAGTATTGGTTTTAGTAGCATTGGCTCCAGTATCAGCTCCAATGTCATCTTTAGCATCTGCTCCAATATCAGCTTTAGCATCGGCTTTACTGTCAGCTCCAACGTTAGTTTTAATATAGGCTCCAGTATCGGTTTTAATATAGGCTCCAGTATCAGCTTTAATATTGGCTTTAGTAGTATCGGTTTTAGTAGCATTGGCTCCAGTATCGGCTCCAATGTCAGCTTTAGTATCAGCTTTAATATAGGCTCCGGTATCGGCTCCAGTATCAGCTTTAATATAGGCTCCAGTATCAGCTTTAATATTGGCTTCAGTAGTATCGGTTTTAGTAGCATTGGCTCCAGTGTCGTCCCCAACGTCAGCCTTAGTATCGGCTTTAATATAGGCTCCAGTATCGGCTTTAATATAGGCTCCAGTATCGGCTTTAATATAGGCTCCAGTATCGGCTTTAATATAGGCTCCAGTATCAGCTTTAATATAGGCTCCAGTATTAGCTTTAATATAGGCTCCAGTATCAGCTTTAATATCGGCTTTAGTAGTATCGGTTTTAGTAGCATTGGCTCCAGTATCGGCTTTAATATAGGCTCCAGTATCGGCTTTAATATAGCCTCTGGTATCGGCTTTAGTATCAGCTCCAATATCAGCTTTAGGATCGGCTTTAGTAGTATCGGTTTTAGTAGCTTCGGCTCCAGTATTGGCTCCAATATCAGCTTTAGCATCAGCTTTAGTATCAGCTCTAGTGTTGACTTTAGCATCGCCATTAGTGTCGTCTCCAATATCAGCTTTAATATCGGCTTTAGTAGCATCACCTTTAATATCGGCTCTACTATTGGCTCCAATATCGGCTTTAGCGTAGGCTTTAGTATCAGCTCCAATATCAGCTTTAGTATCGGCTCCAATGTCAGTTTTAATATCGGCGCCGGAATCCCCTcggggctcaaaatggcgccagaatcccctcagggctcaaaatggcgccaaaaatCCCCTCAGGGCTCAAATTGGCGCCAAAAAtcccctcagggctcaaaatggcgccggagtcccctcagggctcaaaatggcgccggagtcccctcagggctcaaaatggcgccggAGTCCCCTCAGGGCTCAATATGGCGCCAAAAAtcccctcagggctcaaaatggtgaTACGAGAATCGTctcagggcccaaaatggcACCAAAAAtcccctcagggctcaaaatgatGATACCAGAATCCcctcagggcccaaaatggcgccaaaaatcccctcagggcccaaaatggcgccaaaaatcccctcagggcccaaaatggcgccaaaaatcccctcagggcccaaaatggcgccaaaaatcccctcagggctcaaaatggtgatgccagaatcacctcagggctcaaaatggtgaTACCAGAAtcccctcagggctcaaaatggcaccaaaaatcccctcagggctcaaaatggcgccagaatcccctcagggtcaaaatggcgccagaatcccctcagggctcaaaatggcacgAAAAATCACCTCTGGGCTCAAAATGGTGATACCAGAATCCcctcagggcccaaaatggcgccaaaaatcccctcagggctcaaaatggtgcCAGAAtcccctcagggctcaaaatggcgccagaatcccctcagggctcaaaatggcgccagaatcccctcagggctcaaaatggcgccaaaaatcacctcagggctcaaaatgatGATACCAGAATCGcctcagggcccaaaatggcgccaaaaatcccctcagggcccaaaatggcgccagaatcccctcagggcccaaaatggcgccagaatcccctcagggcccaaaatggcaccagaatcccctcagggcccaaaatggcgccaaaaatcccctcagggcccaaaacggcgccagaatcacctcagggctcaaaacggcgccagaatcacctcagggctcaaaacgGCGCCAGAATcgcctcagggctcaaaatggcgccaaaaatcacctcagggctcaaaatggtgaTACCAGAATCGcctcagggcccaaaatggcACCAAAAAtcccctcagggctcaaaatgctgccaaaaatcacctcagggctcaaaatggtgaTACCAGAATCCcctcagggcccaaaatggcACCAAAAAtcccctcagggctcaaaatggcgccagaatcccctcagggcccaaaatggcgccaaaaatcacctcagggctcaaaatggtgaTACCAGAATCGcctcagggcccaaaatggcACCAAAAAtcccctcagggctcaaaatggcgccaaaaatcccctcagggcccaaaatggcgATACCAGAATCGcctcagggcccaaaatggcgccaaaaatcccctcagggctcaaaatggcgccagaatcccCTCAGGGCTCAAGATGGTGATACCAGAAtcccctcagggctcaaaatggcgccaaaaatcccctcagggctcaaaatggtgaTACCAGAAtcccctcagggctcaaaatggcaccaaaaatcccctcagggctcaaaatggcgccagaatcccctcagggtcaaaatggcgccagaatcccctcagggctcaaaatggcacgAAAAATCACCTCTGGGCTCAAAATGGTGATACCAGAAtcccctcagggctcaaaatggcgccaaaaatcccctcagggcccaaaatggcgccaaaaatcccctcagggctcaaaatggtgaTACCAGAATCGcctcagggcccaaaatggcgccaaaaatcacctcagggctcagaatggcgccagaatcccctcagggcccaaaatggcgccaaaatcccctcagggctcaaaatggcagcggaatcccctcagggctcaaaatggcgcaaaaaatcacctcagggctcaaaatgatGATACCAGAATCGCCTCAGGGCTCAAAGTGGCGCCAAAAATCCcctcagggcccaaaatggcgccagaatcccctcagggcccaaaatggcgccagaatcacctcagggctcaaaacgGCGCCAGAATtgcctcagggctcaaaatggcaccaaaaatcccctcagggctcaaaatgctGCCAAAAATCatctcagggctcaaaatggtgaTACCAGAATCCcctcagggcccaaaatggcACCAAAAATCCcctcagggcccaaaatggTGCCAGAATCCcctcagggcccaaaatggcgccagaatcacctcagggctcaaaatggcgccaaaaatcccctcagggcccaaaatggcgccagaatcccctcagggctcaaaatggcacgAAAAATCACCTCTGGGCTCAAAATGGTGATACCAGAAtcccctcagggctcaaaatggcgccaaaaatcccctcagggcccaaaatggcgccaaaaatcccctcagggctcaaaatggtgaTACCAGAATCGcctcagggcccaaaatggcgccaaaaatcacctcagggctcaaaatgatGATACCAGAATCCCCTTAGGgcccaaaatggcgccaaaaatcccctcagggcccaaaatggcgccagaatcccctcagggctcaaaatggcgccagaatcctCTCAGGATTTAGTGCCacgggtgggttatggttggacgtGACCTCGCGGGTCCTCTCCACCCAAACCCATCCCCGTCCTCCCGTCCTCAGGGCCCCGTGTGGCGCGCGCTCTTCGGCAAGGAGGCCGACAAGCTGGAGCAAGCCAACGACGACGACAAGACGTACTACGTGATCGAGAAGGAGCCCTTGGTCAACACCTTCATCTCGGTGCCCAAGGAGAACAGCACCCTCAACTGCGCCGCCTTCACGGCAGGGCTGGTGGAGGCCGTGCTGACGGCCAGCGGCTTCCCGGCCAAGGTCACGGCGCATTGGCACAAGGGCACCACGCTCATGATCAAGTTCGAGGAGGCCGTCATCGCCAGGGACAAGAGCCTGGAGGGACGCTGAGGGGGACGCTTTGGGGACGGCGGAGCTGGGGTGGGTGACTCGGTGGGGGTGCTTGGCCACCTTGGTCTTCCATGGGGTGTTGGAGGTATTTTGGGTTCCTCAACCCATCCGTTGTCATCCCAATGGCCATTGGTGACACTGGGGTCTCTTCATGTCCCAGCACACCACCCATTGTCCCTTTGGTGGCCCTTGGTGTCCCATGGGGATGTTGGAGATGGTTTGGGTCCCTCACCCCATCTCTTGTCCATTCTGATGGCTCTTGGTTGACTTGGGGACACTGGAGCTGGTTGGTGTCACCATAAACCATCTCTTGACCCTCTTGGTGACTCTCGGCTCCTGTTTGAAGCTTTGGGGACATCCTGGGGCTGGGTTGGGTCCCTCACCCCATCCCTTGTCATCCCAATGGCCATTGGTGACACTGGGGTCCCTTCATGTCCCAGGACACCACCCATTGTCCCTTTGGTGGCCCTTGGTGTCCCATGGGGATGTTGGAGGTGATTTGGGTCCCTCACCCCATCCCTTGTCATCCCAATGACCCTCGATGTCTCTTGGGGACACTTGGTTGGTGTCACCATCTCTTGTCCATTCTGATGGCTCTTGGTTGACTTTGGGGACACTGGAGCTGGTTGGTGTCACCATAAACCATCTCTTGTCCCTCCTGGTGACTCTTGGCTCCTGTTTGGAGCTTTGGGGACATCCCGGGGCTGGGTTGGGTCCCTCACCCCATCCCTTGTCATCCCAATGGCCCTTGGTGACACTGGGGTCCCTTCATGTCCCAGGACACCACCCATTGTCCCTTTGGTGGCCCTTGGTGTCCTGTGGGGACGTTGGAGGTGATTTGGGTCCCTCACCCCATCCCTTGTCATCCCAATGGCCCTTGGTGACACTGGGGTCCCTTCATGTCCCAGCACACCACCCATTGTCCCTTTGGTGGCCCTTGGTGTCCCATAGGGACGTTGGAGATGATTTGGGTCCCTCACCCCATCCCTTGTCATCCCAATGGCCCTTGGTGACACTGGGGTCCCTTCATGTCCCAGCACACCACCCATTGTCCCTTTGGTGGCCCTTGGTGTCCCATAGGGACGTTGGAGATGATTTGGGTCCCTCACCCCATCCCTTGTCATCCCAATGGCCATTGGTGACACTGGGGTCCCTTCATGTCCCAGGACACCACCCATTGTCCCTTTGGTGGCCCTTGGTGTCCCATAGGGACGTTGGAGGTGATTTGGGTCCCTCACCCCATCCCTTGTCATCCCAATGACCCTCGATgtcccttggggacacttggtTGGTGTCACCATCTCTTGTC from Columba livia isolate bColLiv1 breed racing homer chromosome 30, bColLiv1.pat.W.v2, whole genome shotgun sequence includes:
- the TRAPPC5 gene encoding trafficking protein particle complex subunit 5, which produces MDARFTRGKSPLLERGLARPRGEVALSAFALLFSELVQYCQSRVYSVAELQAKLARLGHQVGLRVLDALVAREKSGRRETKVLNVLLFVKGPVWRALFGKEADKLEQANDDDKTYYVIEKEPLVNTFISVPKENSTLNCAAFTAGLVEAVLTASGFPAKVTAHWHKGTTLMIKFEEAVIARDKSLEGR